A genomic region of Pseudomonas frederiksbergensis contains the following coding sequences:
- a CDS encoding TraR/DksA family transcriptional regulator — MADIADFANDLVQERIDQALAARNATKPALVAHSFLFCETCDDPIPEARRLAQPGCTQCVGCLSLAELKGARHA, encoded by the coding sequence GTGGCTGATATCGCTGACTTCGCTAATGACCTGGTGCAAGAGCGCATCGATCAAGCGCTCGCTGCACGCAACGCCACCAAGCCTGCCTTGGTGGCGCATTCGTTTCTGTTCTGCGAAACGTGCGATGACCCGATCCCTGAGGCTCGTCGTTTGGCGCAGCCCGGCTGCACGCAGTGCGTGGGGTGCCTTTCTCTCGCGGAACTAAAGGGGGCCCGCCATGCTTGA
- a CDS encoding phage holin family protein, whose translation MTSEQQALAEMPIWLVIVLALVGGVSGEMWRADKDGARGWALLRRLALRSGACIVCGVSAMMLMIAAGMTIWTAGALGCLTAMAGADVAIGLYERWAAKRLGVSEVPPAGGEQG comes from the coding sequence ATGACAAGCGAGCAACAAGCACTGGCAGAGATGCCGATTTGGTTAGTGATCGTCCTGGCTCTGGTCGGTGGCGTATCGGGAGAGATGTGGCGGGCCGATAAGGATGGGGCGCGGGGCTGGGCATTGTTGCGCCGCCTCGCGCTTCGGTCCGGAGCCTGCATTGTCTGCGGGGTGTCGGCGATGATGCTGATGATCGCGGCCGGCATGACGATCTGGACGGCAGGTGCCTTGGGTTGCCTGACGGCGATGGCCGGTGCCGATGTGGCCATCGGGTTGTACGAACGCTGGGCCGCCAAGCGACTGGGCGTCAGCGAAGTCCCGCCAGCCGGAGGCGAGCAGGGGTGA
- a CDS encoding pyocin activator PrtN family protein — protein MSNAAQAPLRLRPAPESTTIELLYRTFGDVLIPLETVREKYFRNLNEQKFVSEINSGRIQLPITTLDSSRKAPKYAHIRHVASLIDIRAYQADEDMQSQQDEPTE, from the coding sequence ATGAGTAACGCAGCCCAAGCTCCACTACGGCTACGTCCCGCCCCTGAATCCACCACCATCGAGCTGCTTTACCGCACCTTCGGTGACGTGCTGATTCCACTGGAGACGGTGCGCGAGAAGTATTTCCGAAATCTAAACGAGCAAAAGTTCGTGTCTGAAATCAACAGTGGCCGGATTCAGCTTCCGATCACCACGCTGGATTCAAGCCGGAAAGCGCCGAAATACGCACACATTCGGCATGTCGCATCGCTCATCGACATTCGAGCCTACCAGGCTGACGAAGACATGCAGTCTCAGCAGGACGAGCCAACCGAGTAA
- a CDS encoding ImmA/IrrE family metallo-endopeptidase produces MKKLGAKEKKRKKKKKVVSIPVPFLDPDFIESESYRRVRFCDDRVSLEEVCSTLEVESGLRVIFSNDVSTALGIIDFSTSVVTIFTVGRSLDVQRLALAHCIGHAALDHGRFMESGVVYDSHVDIRLKPSTSINGSSSLEWQARSFASSLLMPRQVFLSYFSHLQEKLDFKSRGHGPIYLDDQLCNRMLYAEIVTEMRIFFDAPKTLVAFRINALKLLTDARRPLRVTEEVAAETLNTFFK; encoded by the coding sequence ATGAAGAAGCTTGGGGCAAAAGAAAAAAAACGTAAGAAAAAGAAAAAAGTCGTAAGCATTCCTGTTCCCTTTCTTGATCCGGATTTTATTGAGAGTGAATCATATCGTCGCGTCCGATTTTGTGATGATCGAGTTAGTCTTGAAGAGGTATGCTCGACGCTAGAGGTTGAGTCGGGCCTGCGCGTCATCTTTTCCAATGACGTTTCGACAGCATTAGGAATTATCGATTTTAGTACCTCTGTCGTGACTATATTTACAGTGGGCAGAAGTTTAGATGTGCAGCGTTTGGCGCTGGCCCATTGTATTGGTCATGCCGCTCTGGACCATGGTAGGTTCATGGAGTCAGGGGTTGTTTACGATTCGCATGTGGATATTCGGCTGAAGCCCAGCACATCTATTAATGGTTCAAGCAGCTTGGAGTGGCAGGCGAGGTCTTTTGCTTCGAGTTTACTGATGCCACGTCAGGTTTTTTTAAGTTATTTCTCACACCTTCAGGAAAAATTAGATTTCAAAAGTCGTGGGCATGGACCCATTTATCTGGATGATCAGCTTTGTAATCGGATGTTGTACGCAGAAATTGTCACGGAGATGCGAATTTTCTTCGATGCCCCGAAAACACTGGTGGCGTTCCGTATTAACGCGCTCAAACTGTTGACTGATGCTCGTAGGCCGCTGCGCGTTACTGAAGAAGTGGCCGCAGAAACGCTAAATACATTTTTTAAGTAG
- a CDS encoding site-specific integrase, translating into MGTITSRKRKDNSTAYTAQIRINRDGKTVYQESQTFDRKQVAQAWIKRRETELAEPGAIERANRKGVTIKKMIEQYLDEYEKIRPLGKTKSATLNAIKDTWLGELDDSALTSQKLVEFAQWRMSKEGGGVQAQTVGNDLSHLGAVLSVARPAWGYEVDALAMPDARKVLRKLGMVSKSKERNRRPTLEELDKLMEHYFEMQARRKAQIDMPKMIAFAIFSTRRQEEITRIRWEDLDESRQAVLVRDMKNPGQKIGNNVWCHLPDEAWAIIQSMPKKEKEIFPYNGKSISASFTRACPLLGIEDLHFHDLRHEGVSRLFEMDWDIPRVSSVSGHRDWNSLRRYTHLRGRGDPYSGWKWLGRINAG; encoded by the coding sequence ATGGGCACGATCACATCACGCAAGCGCAAGGACAACTCGACGGCCTACACGGCGCAGATACGGATCAATCGGGACGGGAAGACAGTTTATCAGGAAAGCCAGACCTTCGACCGTAAGCAGGTCGCCCAGGCTTGGATCAAGCGCCGCGAAACGGAGCTGGCGGAGCCTGGTGCCATCGAGCGCGCGAACCGTAAGGGTGTGACGATCAAGAAGATGATCGAGCAATACCTGGATGAGTACGAGAAGATCCGGCCGCTGGGCAAGACCAAGAGCGCGACACTGAACGCAATCAAGGACACCTGGCTGGGCGAGCTCGACGACTCGGCACTGACCAGTCAGAAGCTGGTGGAGTTCGCTCAATGGCGGATGAGCAAGGAGGGCGGTGGCGTCCAGGCGCAGACGGTCGGCAACGATCTGTCGCACCTGGGCGCGGTGTTGTCGGTGGCGCGACCGGCCTGGGGTTATGAGGTGGATGCGCTGGCCATGCCGGACGCGCGCAAGGTGTTGCGCAAACTGGGCATGGTCAGCAAGAGCAAAGAACGCAACCGTAGGCCGACCTTGGAAGAGTTGGATAAGCTGATGGAGCACTATTTCGAGATGCAGGCACGACGTAAAGCCCAGATCGACATGCCAAAGATGATCGCCTTCGCGATCTTCTCGACGCGCCGGCAAGAGGAAATCACGCGTATTCGTTGGGAGGATCTCGATGAATCCCGACAGGCCGTCCTCGTCCGAGACATGAAAAACCCTGGGCAGAAAATTGGCAATAACGTGTGGTGTCATCTGCCGGATGAAGCCTGGGCGATCATTCAGTCCATGCCTAAAAAGGAAAAGGAAATCTTCCCCTACAACGGCAAGTCGATTTCAGCGTCCTTTACCCGGGCCTGTCCGCTATTGGGCATTGAGGATCTGCATTTCCATGATTTGCGACATGAAGGGGTAAGCCGGCTGTTTGAGATGGACTGGGATATTCCGAGGGTGTCGAGTGTTTCGGGGCATCGTGACTGGAACTCGTTGCGTCGGTATACGCACCTGCGAGGCCGAGGTGATCCCTATTCTGGATGGAAATGGCTGGGCAGGATCAACGCTGGTTGA
- a CDS encoding phage regulatory CII family protein, with protein MSRIILSSLDRAQREVLPLDLALYHAARDYPGGAAAIAATTGRNATTLQHKLSPTHPSHTVNIQEFGEILELTKDRRILDAVHALVGDTIWQELAEAYTNDMPETLTTGIAEYFRKVADLADIWAKSIGDGVVTDEELAAIRLQVFRGIQGLLGLFNRATYVNQTTRGVERG; from the coding sequence ATGAGCCGTATCATTCTGAGCTCTCTAGACCGGGCGCAGCGGGAAGTCCTGCCGCTCGATCTTGCGCTTTACCATGCCGCACGGGACTACCCCGGTGGTGCCGCCGCCATCGCCGCCACCACCGGCCGGAATGCGACCACACTGCAGCACAAGCTTTCCCCAACCCACCCCAGCCACACGGTGAACATTCAAGAGTTCGGCGAGATTCTGGAGCTGACCAAGGATCGCCGCATTCTGGATGCAGTACATGCGTTGGTCGGTGACACGATCTGGCAGGAGCTGGCCGAGGCGTATACCAATGACATGCCCGAGACGTTGACCACCGGCATCGCGGAATACTTCCGCAAGGTGGCGGATCTGGCAGACATCTGGGCCAAGAGTATCGGTGACGGTGTCGTTACTGATGAGGAACTGGCCGCGATTCGCCTGCAGGTGTTTCGTGGGATTCAGGGGCTGTTGGGGCTGTTCAACCGCGCCACGTATGTCAACCAGACGACGCGGGGTGTTGAGCGTGGCTGA
- a CDS encoding XRE family transcriptional regulator has protein sequence MNTLGSRIKSLRKAKGMSQKDLALACGWESQSRIGNYEKDQRQPNLQDLGKIAAALKTPLTELVKDVEGPLPHLSGDALGNIFDIRYPPRLKSSQSEGLTSAGRAKTGSVPVVGTAQLGNEGYFEALDFPPGHGDGYLSIHSDDPDAYGLKVTGDSMLPRIKNGEYVLIEPNKSYFSGDEVVVRTTEGRTMIKEFIYLRDGMYRLDSVNAEHPPIHIAASDVIEIHLVGGILKSSRFLHAT, from the coding sequence ATGAACACACTAGGCTCACGCATCAAATCACTCAGAAAAGCCAAAGGTATGAGCCAGAAGGATCTGGCACTTGCCTGTGGCTGGGAATCACAGTCTCGTATTGGTAACTATGAGAAGGATCAACGCCAGCCCAACCTTCAGGATCTAGGGAAAATTGCTGCTGCCCTGAAAACGCCGCTGACAGAACTGGTCAAAGATGTCGAGGGACCATTACCCCATTTATCTGGTGATGCGCTTGGAAACATTTTCGACATCAGATATCCCCCTCGACTCAAGAGCAGCCAGAGCGAAGGATTAACATCTGCAGGACGAGCGAAAACAGGGAGTGTTCCGGTGGTTGGGACCGCACAGCTGGGCAATGAAGGATATTTTGAAGCGCTTGATTTTCCTCCAGGTCACGGCGATGGTTACTTGAGCATCCACAGCGATGACCCTGATGCCTATGGATTAAAGGTTACCGGCGATAGCATGCTTCCCAGGATAAAAAATGGTGAGTACGTGCTAATCGAACCCAACAAGAGCTACTTCAGCGGCGATGAGGTTGTGGTCAGAACCACAGAGGGCCGAACGATGATCAAGGAATTCATTTACCTGAGAGATGGGATGTACCGCTTGGACAGCGTAAATGCCGAACACCCGCCAATCCATATCGCCGCGAGCGACGTGATTGAGATTCACTTAGTCGGCGGCATCCTAAAGTCATCACGGTTTTTGCACGCAACGTGA
- a CDS encoding VapE domain-containing protein encodes MLDEVLGQFADYGLEPAQPLVFGKLTRCKTAQDKGKEKNGWYIAHEHRTEKGETLIFGAFGDWRSGESQKIKVKAGRMSPEEREVMRARQEEAKRRAAEIAASAARRAAKRAAGMFRRMPEKGRSDYLDRKQIVGIGVRYAPRTGAFLVPMCNVRDEIVGLQVVYPTKQEDTGRDKTYWPYGMSKEGAFHLIGPHPDPGEPVLVCEGYATGVSLHMATSLTVAIAFDAGNLLVVCKAMRERFAGCPLIICRDDDWKTTKPNGDAWNPGEEKANNAALIVGGQVVVPIFSGEREIKWTDFNDLHVAEGLEAVRRQVLAVVKPPAAGGWKDMLARSESGALIAHMQNVELILANDERWAGVISYSAFSSKIVKLRAAPYGGGTGDWADIDDVRVMKWLAQQYNLRVKASHVIEAVSVVAHDHAFHPVRQYLRKLEWDRVPRLESWLTDVMGVKATDYSSKVGKRWMLSAVARVMKPGCKADSVMILEGAQGAGKSTAMSILGGEWFMDTPFALGDKDGFQAIRGKWIVELGELDSFNKAESTKAKQFFSASTDTYRESYGRRTMDVPRQCVFVGTTNQDEYLKDATGNRRYWPVACTKVDLELLRSIRDQLWAEAVFCYDAGDLWWVTLDEAALFAEEQDERFVVDEWETPILTWLEESQIGETTTGSEVLTQALKLDPGHWGKPEQMRVGAILHRLGWRRYRLGAMTKSRQRLWGYKKPADWGRAPALEQPAFEEPCFDD; translated from the coding sequence ATGCTTGATGAGGTACTTGGGCAATTTGCGGATTACGGGCTTGAGCCTGCGCAGCCGCTGGTGTTTGGAAAGCTAACTCGGTGCAAGACGGCACAGGACAAGGGCAAGGAAAAGAACGGCTGGTACATCGCCCATGAACATCGCACCGAGAAGGGCGAAACGCTCATTTTCGGCGCGTTCGGTGATTGGCGTTCGGGTGAGTCGCAGAAGATCAAGGTCAAGGCCGGGCGGATGTCGCCTGAAGAGCGTGAGGTCATGCGCGCTCGGCAGGAGGAGGCGAAGCGGCGCGCTGCGGAGATCGCAGCCAGTGCGGCACGTCGAGCGGCCAAGCGGGCGGCGGGCATGTTCAGACGCATGCCGGAGAAGGGCCGTAGCGACTATCTGGATCGCAAGCAGATCGTTGGTATCGGTGTTCGGTATGCGCCTCGCACCGGTGCGTTCCTGGTGCCGATGTGCAACGTGCGCGACGAGATTGTCGGCCTGCAGGTGGTGTATCCAACCAAGCAAGAAGACACCGGTCGGGACAAGACCTATTGGCCTTACGGGATGTCGAAGGAGGGCGCCTTTCACTTGATCGGGCCGCATCCGGATCCGGGTGAGCCAGTGCTCGTATGTGAGGGCTACGCTACCGGCGTAAGCCTGCACATGGCGACTTCGCTGACCGTGGCCATCGCGTTTGATGCGGGCAACCTTCTGGTGGTGTGCAAGGCGATGCGTGAGCGTTTCGCCGGCTGCCCGTTGATCATCTGCCGTGATGACGACTGGAAGACCACGAAGCCGAACGGCGATGCCTGGAACCCTGGTGAAGAGAAGGCCAACAACGCGGCGCTGATCGTTGGTGGCCAGGTGGTTGTGCCGATCTTTTCCGGTGAGCGGGAGATCAAGTGGACCGACTTCAACGATCTGCACGTTGCCGAAGGTTTGGAGGCGGTGCGCCGCCAGGTGCTGGCGGTGGTCAAGCCGCCGGCAGCGGGTGGCTGGAAAGATATGCTGGCTCGGAGCGAAAGCGGCGCGCTGATCGCGCATATGCAGAACGTCGAGCTGATCCTGGCCAACGATGAGCGCTGGGCCGGGGTGATCAGTTACAGCGCTTTCAGTTCGAAGATCGTGAAGCTGCGTGCGGCGCCGTATGGCGGTGGCACGGGAGACTGGGCGGACATCGATGATGTGCGGGTGATGAAGTGGCTCGCGCAGCAGTACAACTTGCGGGTCAAGGCGTCGCATGTGATCGAGGCGGTGAGCGTCGTTGCGCATGATCACGCGTTTCATCCGGTGCGCCAGTACCTGCGCAAGCTCGAATGGGATCGCGTGCCGCGCTTGGAGAGCTGGCTCACGGATGTTATGGGCGTGAAGGCCACCGACTACTCGTCCAAGGTGGGCAAGCGCTGGATGTTGTCGGCCGTGGCGCGGGTGATGAAACCGGGCTGCAAGGCTGACTCGGTGATGATCCTTGAGGGCGCGCAGGGCGCCGGTAAGTCGACGGCGATGAGTATCCTCGGCGGCGAGTGGTTCATGGATACGCCGTTCGCACTGGGCGACAAGGACGGCTTTCAGGCAATCCGTGGCAAGTGGATCGTCGAGCTGGGCGAGCTGGACAGCTTCAACAAGGCCGAAAGCACCAAGGCCAAGCAGTTTTTCTCCGCGTCCACCGATACCTACCGCGAGAGCTATGGCCGCCGCACCATGGACGTTCCGCGCCAGTGTGTGTTCGTGGGTACGACGAACCAGGACGAGTATCTGAAGGATGCCACGGGTAACCGGCGCTATTGGCCGGTGGCGTGTACCAAGGTGGATCTGGAGCTGTTGCGCTCGATCCGCGACCAACTTTGGGCCGAGGCGGTGTTCTGCTACGACGCGGGCGACCTTTGGTGGGTAACGCTGGATGAAGCGGCACTGTTCGCCGAGGAGCAGGACGAGCGCTTCGTAGTGGACGAATGGGAAACGCCAATCTTGACCTGGTTGGAAGAGTCGCAGATCGGTGAGACCACTACCGGCAGTGAGGTGTTGACGCAGGCGCTCAAGCTCGACCCGGGGCATTGGGGCAAGCCCGAGCAGATGCGGGTCGGCGCGATCCTGCATCGGTTGGGGTGGCGACGTTATCGGCTCGGGGCTATGACCAAGAGCCGGCAACGACTGTGGGGCTACAAGAAACCTGCGGATTGGGGCAGGGCTCCTGCTTTGGAACAACCTGCTTTCGAGGAGCCTTGCTTCGATGATTAA
- a CDS encoding helix-turn-helix transcriptional regulator, whose amino-acid sequence MNRIADHREKAGIRQRDLVSILGWTQTRISNYESGRRVAGLAESRAITAALNQLGIKCSLDDVFPPEMDFKKVA is encoded by the coding sequence ATGAACAGGATTGCTGACCATCGAGAGAAGGCGGGTATCAGGCAGCGTGATTTGGTTTCGATTCTGGGCTGGACGCAGACACGGATTAGTAATTATGAGTCCGGACGCCGTGTAGCCGGACTTGCAGAATCTCGTGCAATTACGGCTGCGTTGAATCAACTCGGAATCAAATGCTCGCTTGATGATGTTTTTCCGCCGGAGATGGATTTCAAGAAAGTAGCTTAG
- a CDS encoding phage antirepressor KilAC domain-containing protein, with translation MERTLAQAAAQLGLTRPKLVALMREKDLLKGNLPAYPTRDKEYLRVKDGQWFHETFGMQYSQSTRVRQPGIRWLAEQLGIDLPAIPADRRDVA, from the coding sequence ATGGAACGCACCCTCGCCCAAGCTGCAGCGCAACTCGGCCTGACCCGTCCAAAGCTGGTTGCACTCATGCGGGAGAAAGACCTGCTCAAGGGCAACTTGCCTGCATATCCCACACGCGACAAAGAGTATTTGCGCGTCAAGGACGGCCAGTGGTTTCACGAAACGTTTGGCATGCAGTACAGCCAGTCGACCAGGGTGAGACAACCAGGCATCCGCTGGCTGGCTGAACAACTCGGCATCGACCTGCCCGCAATCCCGGCAGATCGCCGTGACGTGGCCTAG
- a CDS encoding terminase small subunit, with protein sequence MTEPTYLSKSAFAARIGRAPSYITWLKNNNRLVLSADGKQVDVTASEALIRDTADPCKTAVADRHHQDRLQRDVYSQLSSQVEPTSTAAPPPAITPAGQLPDFQKARALREHNLAQLAEIELHKAKGSLVAMTAVQTGAYNAGRMLRDQLLGMPPQLAPELASMTDPWEIEKHLTAAIRRSLEDAERMSSADLEHALTTS encoded by the coding sequence ATGACAGAACCAACGTACCTGTCGAAGAGCGCCTTCGCGGCTCGGATCGGCAGGGCGCCCAGCTACATCACCTGGTTGAAAAACAACAACCGCTTGGTGCTGAGTGCCGATGGTAAACAGGTCGATGTAACGGCCAGCGAAGCGTTGATTCGCGACACCGCTGACCCCTGCAAGACCGCCGTCGCTGATCGGCATCACCAGGACCGGCTTCAGCGTGACGTTTACAGTCAGTTATCCAGTCAGGTCGAACCGACTTCAACGGCTGCGCCGCCGCCCGCGATCACCCCTGCGGGGCAGCTGCCCGACTTCCAGAAAGCCCGCGCACTGCGCGAGCACAACCTGGCGCAGCTCGCCGAGATTGAGTTGCACAAAGCCAAGGGCTCGCTGGTCGCCATGACAGCGGTACAGACCGGCGCTTACAACGCCGGCCGCATGCTGCGCGATCAGCTGTTGGGCATGCCTCCGCAGCTGGCTCCCGAACTGGCGTCCATGACGGACCCTTGGGAAATCGAAAAGCACCTGACGGCGGCGATCCGTCGCTCGCTGGAAGACGCCGAACGCATGTCTTCAGCGGACCTTGAACACGCACTGACCACGAGTTAA
- a CDS encoding AAA family ATPase, which produces MRKFSSGVEDKLYIPLSEQKANALVASNTAFEMLDVLTDAEIAAVLMIQHLTSFDQGRSMVFPAERLLANLVAWGVRQKQGGGNLVQEVKRLFDVSKLSAGLDVLHETGLELLSQDDVDAGEYLLGDGSWDFEYRVRHYKKVAAFKAEVETPKGKLLVLSAPQDLIVRSFLAEKDESIHIQGYAGTGKTYLISSLAKFMDPCTTLVLAQTQAQLYQLTYRLQQGHIVARTFMMLAMELLVSKRPHLVEAADDYLNLKDSEVSRVLNIGSVGVITPARVTAICRRAVKKYCQSGDKYIAKWHLPYIKEDVTPVDVAILVQYTERIWEATISPPVYEVKFPVRGFHLIKYLSLTEEVIPESFAHVIVDESHDLSRPILKILDRSPQAVITLGDEYQCINGPVFKRSKNIRQRDITLSVRAGKNMENILNPLIDAHPTKIKLPFEGGSNDGTKVVYYDVSKVPDRPSTILVDSEWGMFEWFQRLSHAGLRFALLHGSKQEFVDFMTDCINLFHRGAQPKHRILFFHTSWESLAQAQINNGVFEKIEAMLVRGYDIDKLKVSLLLLDDVSPSGYQLGMVGNVKNAEFDSVMLAPDLLNEIRPGDVLGYDRKICALYTGGSRAKYELLVPGGIGEWIGSQKYNATKSK; this is translated from the coding sequence ATGCGTAAATTTTCAAGTGGTGTCGAAGATAAATTATATATCCCGCTGAGCGAACAAAAAGCCAATGCTTTAGTCGCATCCAACACCGCTTTCGAGATGTTAGACGTATTAACTGATGCGGAAATTGCTGCGGTCCTGATGATTCAGCATCTTACGAGTTTTGATCAAGGGAGGAGCATGGTTTTTCCCGCTGAACGGCTCTTGGCTAATCTAGTTGCTTGGGGGGTTAGGCAAAAGCAGGGCGGCGGAAATTTAGTGCAGGAAGTAAAGCGGTTGTTCGACGTGAGTAAGTTAAGTGCTGGGCTGGATGTGTTGCACGAGACGGGATTGGAATTATTGTCTCAAGATGATGTGGATGCAGGTGAATATTTGTTGGGTGATGGTAGTTGGGACTTCGAGTATCGAGTTCGTCACTATAAAAAAGTAGCCGCATTTAAGGCGGAAGTCGAGACGCCTAAGGGCAAACTGTTGGTGTTGAGTGCCCCGCAGGATCTTATCGTTCGATCCTTTTTAGCAGAAAAGGATGAGTCAATTCATATTCAGGGTTACGCCGGTACTGGGAAAACGTATCTCATCTCTTCGTTGGCAAAGTTTATGGATCCATGCACAACGTTGGTGCTCGCACAAACCCAGGCCCAGTTGTACCAGTTAACCTATCGTTTGCAACAGGGGCATATTGTTGCAAGGACGTTCATGATGTTGGCGATGGAACTACTGGTATCGAAACGTCCACATCTTGTAGAGGCGGCGGATGACTACCTCAACCTGAAAGATTCTGAAGTATCACGGGTTTTGAATATAGGGTCTGTTGGGGTAATAACTCCCGCTAGGGTTACGGCAATTTGCAGGCGAGCTGTAAAGAAGTACTGCCAAAGCGGGGATAAATATATAGCCAAGTGGCACCTTCCTTACATTAAGGAAGATGTCACTCCAGTTGATGTGGCTATTCTTGTTCAATATACGGAAAGAATTTGGGAGGCGACGATATCTCCTCCCGTTTACGAAGTGAAATTTCCAGTGCGGGGTTTTCACTTAATTAAGTACTTGTCGTTAACTGAGGAGGTTATACCTGAAAGCTTTGCTCACGTAATTGTAGATGAGAGTCATGATCTTTCTCGTCCAATACTTAAAATTCTTGATCGGAGTCCTCAGGCAGTCATAACCTTGGGGGATGAATATCAGTGTATTAATGGTCCTGTGTTTAAGCGGTCCAAAAATATACGTCAGCGGGATATCACGCTGTCCGTGAGGGCTGGGAAGAATATGGAGAATATCTTAAATCCCCTGATTGATGCTCATCCAACGAAAATTAAGCTGCCCTTTGAAGGTGGCAGCAATGATGGAACTAAAGTAGTTTATTATGATGTTAGCAAGGTGCCTGACAGGCCGTCGACAATTCTAGTTGACTCAGAGTGGGGGATGTTCGAATGGTTTCAGCGCCTGTCTCACGCGGGCCTGCGTTTCGCTTTGTTGCACGGATCGAAGCAGGAGTTTGTCGATTTTATGACGGATTGCATAAATCTGTTTCATCGCGGTGCGCAACCCAAGCATAGAATTTTATTTTTTCACACTTCATGGGAGTCGTTGGCGCAAGCTCAAATCAATAATGGAGTGTTTGAGAAAATCGAGGCAATGTTGGTAAGAGGGTATGATATCGATAAGCTTAAAGTTTCTTTGTTGTTACTTGATGACGTCTCACCTAGCGGTTACCAGTTGGGCATGGTAGGGAATGTGAAAAATGCGGAGTTTGATTCGGTCATGCTTGCTCCGGACTTGTTAAACGAAATTAGGCCTGGAGATGTTCTAGGGTACGACAGGAAAATTTGTGCGTTGTACACCGGTGGATCCCGAGCTAAATACGAACTGCTAGTGCCTGGGGGAATCGGAGAGTGGATTGGAAGTCAGAAATACAACGCGACCAAAAGTAAATGA
- a CDS encoding pyocin activator PrtN family protein, with amino-acid sequence MNTLFLLMAQYDGQAVIPLSRVCADYMFLTVEKFKLKCLSGEIDIPIVRLGANSQKAALGIHLKDLADYIDRQREKAAIEQNKLMGRAA; translated from the coding sequence ATGAATACACTCTTTTTACTTATGGCCCAGTACGATGGCCAGGCAGTGATTCCACTGAGCCGTGTTTGCGCCGATTATATGTTTTTGACTGTCGAGAAATTTAAACTGAAATGTTTATCGGGCGAGATAGACATACCTATTGTGCGACTAGGAGCCAACAGTCAAAAAGCAGCCCTTGGCATCCATTTAAAAGACTTGGCAGACTACATAGACAGGCAGCGTGAGAAAGCTGCCATCGAACAAAACAAATTAATGGGACGTGCCGCCTAA